Within Dreissena polymorpha isolate Duluth1 chromosome 13, UMN_Dpol_1.0, whole genome shotgun sequence, the genomic segment aaacattttttttagaacgacttattattatttaatgccCATAATATATATCAGACTATTTATCACCATGTTAAATAAGCATTTATTTACCCTATTACATGTCTTATGTATCTTGTTTGGCAAGGTACTAATGAATTTGCCAATACAATTGAGTTTACAATGAACACAGAAGATAACATGCGTATATTTTCTTGATTCCGCTAGTTACATCCGATTGAATAGCATGCATGGAGTCTtgctttataaatatttatgttgatTAGAGTAAATTTGTACATAAATAGTGCACAACAAggagaacaagaaaccgtcggaaacgggtgatgctcccaaagtttttttttggtcacaacattgcactatatattcagataaaaggaaacgtcttgaggggcataactttggacaaaatactacgatggatggtttagcaactttaaaatttcaaagggccataactctcttaataaatcatctaacaAGAACCCACTAAtagcatgcgcatctcctcaaggtagttaagcttcccataaagcttcatttaaGTCGAGTCAGtggttggggagaaatagcccggacaagaattgcactataggaatagtttatagaaaatttcaaagggccacaattctgtgaaaaatcatccgatcataaccggctgataatatgcacatctcctgttggttgtgaagcttcccataaagtttcattgaattcccgtgataagttgctgagaaatagctcgaacaagaattgcactatatgtacaatggaaaatttcaaagggccataactctgtgaaaaatcatccgaccataaccggctgataatatgcacatctcctgttggtagtgaagcttcccataaagtttcgttGAATTCCCGTaatgagttgctgagaaatagctcggacaagaattgcaatatatgtacaatggacaatttgaaagggccataactctgtgaaaaatcatccgaccagaaccggctgataatatgcacatctcctcttggtagtgaagcttcccataaagtttcattagttgcttagaaatagccaggacaaaaattgcactatatgtacagttaatggaaaatttcaaagggccataactccgtgaaaaatcatccgaccagaactggctaataatatgcacatctccttttggtagtgaagcttcccataaagtttcattgaatttcggtcattagttgctgagaaatagcccggacaagaatttcaCTATATGTAAGTTggtggaaaatttcaaagggccataactctgtgaaaaatcatccgaccagaacccgctgataatatgcacatctcctcttggtagtgaagcttcccataaagtttcatagaattccggtcattagttgctgagaaatagcccgggctagaattgcactatatgtacagttaatggaaaatttcaaagggccataactctgtgaaaaatcatccgaccagaaccggctgataatatgcacacatctcctcttggtagtgaagcttcccataaagtttaatggtattccggtcattagttgctgagaaatagcccggacagaaagtgtgcacggacggacggacacacggacggacagacgaagcggcgactatatgctcccgccaatttttttttttttttttgggggggggggggggagcgtaCAAATATTGTTTTCCGACAGAAGATAACATGCATATATTTTCTTGATTCCGCTTGTTACATCAATAGAACTACACTGACCAAGCACTGAAGGACATTGCTCTATATGACGATATTCCCTTTGCTCACAAAAAAGTTCTTACCGCCAGCAATAACTCCGCCGCCACTAGCCGAGGCACTGACAGACATCATCCAGGCGGCAATTGAGCCCCCAGCAATACCTCCTGCCGTGAACCCTGCCGCAGATAGAACTAATGGGGCTGCTACGACAGAAGCAGCCCCGACAGCTACGGGAAGTGCCACTCTCTTTAGCAATTTCTTCCACCTCGGTTGCTCATCCATTTGAACCGACGTAACCTTAAAACACAACGAAGGTTATATGAAATTTGTGTATACACTGTAAAAATAGATGTTTGAGCCGTTGTTTAATCGAAAATATAGACAACATAAAGTGACGTCAACGCCATAAACGTAACGGCGTGTGGCGGAATATTCATATAACACATAATATTACACAACACCAAGATGTATCGGAGTCGGTACACCAGCATATAAGCaatactataaatatagatagatactatacatatagaatattatgtgagttttggataaagatcaaaaTTTTCATGCGAGGActagaaccatggtagcgcgaggcttgccgagcgctatcATATTTTGATctgagcatgataaacttgatctttatccaagactcacaaatattttatttatccaATTTaacccacttttacagcgaattcggttgattaaaaatttataaaaaatttggtaaaatcaacggcacgtgctacgttgttaggctacgttgttaacaaatgtagttccttgtttataacaactaaatgttatattgttgttataaaacattaagatttccaattcaatatgaataaaattgtattgtataacgcacgactctttgtcacagaacgatattctgatttaataaaaatgattatttgatcagcggttatttttaaaacgcggagtaatacactgaccttggttacactacagtcattatcaaagtacgacaaacactcatgaaaagcgaaattatccagtcaaactaattttgtttaaataaaaaggtttaatgaataaaaaatgggataaatagaataataggttagtgttgattatagatcaggtttatcatgctcggcacgaaatcgaaaaagcgctcgccaaggctcgtgctttttgttctctaagcctcgcatgataaacctatCAATAATCAACACCGACATATTATTCTCTCTATTTCATCTCTTTTTCTATTAATAAtcatcaaatatcgcattttttgacaaGTTTGTTCTTcagtagttgacaaaaacagattctccttTTTTTGGAAAAACCCGAGTGTGACCTAACAATAGCGATAGTATGAAGCTAATGTTTATACGATCgctgttatactatcgattttcatctggtaataggataaataaagaatattatgTAGGTTTTGggtaaagatcaagtttatcatgcgaggcttagaaccacggtagcgcgaggcttgccgagagctaacatggttcgagccgagcatgattaacttgatctttatcaaaaactcacataatattctatttatcctattatttacTACCCTATcctattaataattataaaatatcgcatttttgacgattttgtttttcagtagttgacaaaaacatattctccatttttttggaaaaaacaaaaaaatctgatctaaaaatagcgatagtataagctcaagtttatacgatcgttattatactatcgattttcatctggttatAGGATACAAATTAATATCTCAATTTcagaagttatttttaaattatccaGATGAGGCGCCCATTTTTTAAGAGACATTTCAATTTTTGACAAACAAGGGTCGTcccacacaaaaaaataaaacatgtttgcgTTCGAATATAGatgcaaaatattaaatgtatttaaaatcaaAGCTTCAACCAATTAGcacaatttaatattttacacaaattaatattcaactttgtttaaaagaaatacTCCAAGGTGctttattgttatatatattacaaaaacacaGTGAAATTAAAAAGAAgcgcaataaaaaaacaacaagttgaGGAAGATATGCGCTACCGTAGTTAATATCGAGATATCCAATACAAAGTGTAACACATGAATTCGCCTTGACTTGACACAACGACAAATGTACACAGTTGAGTTGTAAACTATACGGCATAAAACGATTTAAACGGTTAAACCTAATACAATAGAATGGCTTCTGGGGGCGAGGAAAATACAATACAGATTGATGAAAACGTTGAAATAAACAGTTTAAATTGTGGTGGAAATGATCAAATCGAAAGTGACCCGACTTTGGATAACAGTGTACAGTAAGTAGCCTTTCTATGAGTATCCTATAGTGTGATTATACATGGAGGTGAAGAAGTGTTACCATCTTAATATACAATTGTACGTATCGACACGTTTTCTGGTAATGCAGGGTTGCGTGTAGCGTTCATCATCAGCGCTtgatgaacatgttttattactGACCACGGAAGGGTGGTGTGTAATCTCTGTATGGTAGTACAAACAATCAGGCTGACGTTCAGTTTGTACGGGAGACTTTCTGGGTCGTTTGATAGTTTTAATGACCATGTTTCAGGATTAGCGTATCAGATGTACATCTACTATTAAAGCGCACAAATTCGACTAAGATAAGCGGAAATATGTACAAGGAAGCAAACAATCGGTATTGGTACACTGATAAGTTTTTCACCGGATATATCACGATAATGTACAAgcgatttcattaaaaaaatcattgtggATAAAGCCAGATTCAAGTGAATAACGCAGAGATGAAAGTCCATTGAACATTTCTGAACATGCAATGTTTTTAGATTGCTAATAATTTCCTCGTGTGGTCCTTATGGTTATTGATTCTTGGTAGTGATAGTTACAATGTATCATTGACTTGGGCCAATGTTTGTTTCCGGTGTCACTTATGGATTATACAATTTGGAAATGTAAAGTTCTGCCACCAATTGTCATTCTTTCACTTTTAATAGCTTGAGGCTTAACTTGGAcgattgatttgagtaaaagatgacatttgtattaatgtttaAGAAATTATATCGAGGGGTGCGAAATCTTACAGCAATCTCGACTGGATGTAATAGAAAGCTTCGTTTATCGACGACAGCTAAGGAACGCAACACGGACTGGCATAATGttattcttaaaaatatatataaataaatcaataaatgtagTACTGTCTCATATGTAAATGATGTGTATATAGTGCTGATGTATATTTTGTTCCTTAGTTAAGTACTTTGTGTTACCAGAAAATGTGCTAAAACGTGCCGATATAATTTACTATATGATATTTGCttgattgtatttgtaactgtttAAAAATATGGGTTAATAAAAGTATTTAGTATTTATATGGTTCTTATTTATTCAAAAGAGGAAAGTATCACGGAGTTAAAGCACTATTATATTCTTCAACTGGAGTTAAAAATGTACCGCAAACGTTttcgtaaacaaaagtttaatagaaatcggatggctcgaattccggatggctcgaacttttgttgccggtcccgacgagttcgagccatgcagttatatttatttgatatactGCGGAACCCTGtgaaaaaaacaatcaaacataTATGTCAGCCATACAAAATAGCATCAAATACAATAATGTCTGTCCCTTTTAATATCTGAAACACACAGGgcgaattatttttaaataactgaTATCAATCACAGAAAACATAAAGTTAAAGACACTTCTGAACTTTCACTGAATAGATGTGTCTGTTACAAACATTCAGACTTTTGTATTAGATGTTAAGAAATTATAATCACAACTGGCTTTTCGTGATCAATTTTAGGTCTAAGAATACATCAatagtttaaataatattaaccaAATTGACAGGAATAGATGCAGAACATAGAATTCGTTTAATACAATAGAAAATCATACACATGAACATACATCATCACACGCAATTAAGCATGAAAACCCAAATGGTGTTATTATTCTATCACAATACCCCACCCACCGCTTCTTCCTCTTCTGTCTCTTGTTCTTCCTGCTGTTCTTCCTCCCCTTCCTTCTCTCCAGCCGCTTTCTCTCCCTCATCGCCACCAGTTGGGGGTTCATCGGCTTCTTCGGCTTTTGTTTCCTCCAGTACATCCTCTCCTTCAGCGTCAGACATGATTAAAACCGTCTGCTGTGTGCTGTACGCGAGATGCAAACAGCCAGTTGATTACACAAAAATGGTGGATGGGTGCTAGGGAGACAGAAATAAATTCTACATGTTTATTTCGGTAAATAAAGCTGAAAGCATTGTTTTCATGAATTAGACGCTTTATAAAcgtaacaattaacaaaaaaatatccgTTTAAAGTGAtgtcaacaatgattttttttcaaatattgacacattttcGCAATGGAATAAAAGTAAAGAATCTCAATTTCTTTGaaattttgttgaaaatgtatatacaagATTTTGTTTTTCATCGCAGTTCCTTCGGTTTTACTTGTCATTAAGATTCTGAATTAATAAATCGTCTGCAAAAGTTGGCGTGTTGTAAAGGTTTATTGCTGCGAATTCGTACAAGTGTCAACATTTTGAGGGTGACTTGCAACAACTTGTTTACATGGTAACCTAATGTAATTATTTTTGAACTTATCTTAAAAGGAAATGTTAAATTGAGACATTGACTAAAATAAAAGATTGCAagtaaatgtaatgaaaataaatggtaaaCTTTTGTAGTAAGAAACTGTTGTTATGTACATaaatttatatgtctattgataagAATGACTTTGTGCAGGTCACGCCAatgtttgaacaagaacacaggcttattaaataaagtaattctgatgtatttcacactgccataagcagcatatataatctgtcttttatgcactagtagAAATAACTCCAAttaatatgaggtcgatatactcctataaatatgaggtcgatatacatcggtagattacgtataattatttggactatagaagaaatttgtaagaaaaaatgtttaatttggaaaaaaaagcagcacttaccagtgtgtttacatccattaacgtttaattgtgaacccaacaaagtcacctTATCCTGCACCCTGATCTAATGCAAtcttatgtatgtatgtgttgaattgaaaaatctacCTCGATATGTTCACTGTGTTAAAACACAACGTCCTATGCTGCGACTTGTATTGCACGCGAACACATATCGGTACTTGCTGTGTGTGTGACGTAAAGCTAGATAACTGGAGCTATTTACATTTAGAACTACACTATTTAGAACAACACATGATAAATATGCCTACTATGAAACGGCTGAAATCaggaatttcaaattaaaatatgtttaagcttTTACCTCAACGGGGTTTCAAATGTAGATCTGCACCGTACACATATAGATAATAATTTCTATTTTGCATTTATCCTTCTCCTTCTGTGATATGTACAAACGTTGACGGTTCAATAAATTAACATCATTTTCAGAAAACGacaataggaggttttggggattccgataatgacgtcacgtttgcgcatgctctaattttggccgtcaaaactgcggccattctgctattgtttgcatttgatgaaccgcattgTAATAcggttacaatcatattcgcgacccttttaatgaacaaaaaatactcagaaattgaaaattctttcagattaaattgaatccaatgaacgaacacaaataaggacgaaaacaaacaacaaattgattgattttatgtaatcaacatatagaaactgatttgaacctatttgtctgtaaaaacttaccttgttacagaataactaaatcctcttgataaatgtaaatgtttttatttatttaattgttcacaccaatttttacactctgtttcagcatttttaacccagtgtttaattgcccctttgtttatcacaaaccgattatctcgatatgatcggatactgtccagacaatgaCTAAAaaaaacagtgtgtcataaacccagggacctatgcTTGTATggctctgtatggggtctctgcataaaccacatgtgtctggtcattaaacacaatttatgatacctccatgtcatctcttggcatattaagtctaacctaacagttgcttaaataaaatatttgaacatatttaaaaaaatagacatttgtccgaaatggattaacagctaggaactattaagtatatataaattaaccagtttaaacataacaataaagtgtttaataactatacatttaaaatattgtacaagtttactgctacacaattaacgtatttaacgggtacctgcaaatgtaaaatCTGCtttaatgtgtaaagatcgtgcgttactgcagtgttcgaaacatcatcatgaaaacaagcagtCGCGTTTGGTCAtcatagggatataaaatacttgcgtaaaataaattaaatgtgtagttttatggtatcataaaatgctagatttgtatcgctcagtATCACTAaagaagagttttcaatatacatgtacatgcaaagacatttcaatttgcaaaatatgcaggtgtttttttcgatttgaatgcttaaatttattaatattttcattcaatgcaaacgaaacgaaaattcattcaatgtaaaataaaattaaaactacaattcaagattgaaatgtattgaactATTtcagggctttgttttataaccgATTCAATGCACCCACCCTTAGCACTAAATTTgaatcgctgatgaaaaataacactatcgcatccacaccacttaaagtaatattcaaattattatatgttttattatttttgaaatatcatttattaaagtcttacttaaagaatacgggtattgatagttttgttttgtgaaattgtaattattaagtcttccgacgacctttactctgatacaatgtaattggccgcgatcgagaagttgacggccaatctatttttagtaacggaaaaccccttttgtgacgtcacacaaaaacctcctattcGAAAGAACGGAAGGGCTATAAAATTCCGCGATTGCTTAAtttgtgtatacatgtgtatgtCGTGTCCCCCAGATAACTCAGAAAACGACAATTCGAAAGTACGGAAGGGCTATAAATTTCCGCGATTGCTTAAtttgtgtatacatgtgtatgtCGTGTCCCCCAGATAACTGGGAGTACCTCTTGCCGCTAATAAAGCTCGTCGCTTCTTTTCGATAGTTCGTTATCTTTTCTGTCGATTGTTTGCCTCGTGTATTTTTTTACGTCCGCCATGTTTGAACTAAATTTTGTTTAATCAATTCTAATATAAATGCAGCGTTATGTTCATATGCGACTCTTTTCAAATATTTGGACGCGGTAAAAACGACCGAAAGCCAAACCTTATCAACATAGCTAGACAATTCATTTGTGCAAATAGAGGGTAGAGTAAGCGACTGCTTTAAGTATATAAGGGCGCTCAAGGACCACAAACTTGAAACAATGAGCAATAGCGATAAATCTTCGTCACCTAGCTTGGCCCGAAGGCCGCCGAGGCCAAGGCTGCCAAAATTAGACTCGAGTTTGTCGAAAAAGAGATCgaacaaataaacatattatagCAAATTagataagtatactgtattgatatgatagagattagaattatagtatgaaatgtgtacactttatcaaattctagtattgaaatgggtccagtttatcaaaattcttgtattgaaatgggtcaaCTTTCTCAATGgtgtcgtatacaaatgggtctgctttttaAAAATCTTGTATctgtctactttatcagagttccggtatacaaatgggtcacatttcggaagtctcagtgggaCACCCCTACCTCAAAATTTGGgaagtacccccccccccccccccccctcgggaTCATTTCTAAGTAtttcaaacacattttctttcaaaaatgtcCTATTTGACTTTTTTGAAAAATAGAAAGATAGTTTATGCTAATGAGATCGTAGCTTTAGTTCGCCTTGATATGAGTTCATTAAAACAGTTCAATACAACTTGTCGCACTAAGAACAAAGAACGCGTCGTGTTGTTGACCACAATACTACGACAGTTTATAACAAACACCCCGACTTCTACCGCGTGCTTCTGTTACTATGACCATTTCAGTCGATCATCACTCACACTATCGGAATGATCATGAGTTTAGTTCTATGCGTGCCCAAAATACACCCCGTCAGTAAGTGACCTGATGCTTTCTGGGTGTTACCATGACGTCTTTGAGTTATTAACTCAACCGAACGATGTGCAGTGGAATGCCCAGTGGAGAAGAGTTGCCTTAAGAACGCAGTCATGTTCGATTGCGGTTTCATGTATTTCTAGAATATACATGTAAGTCAAATTGTTGAAGCATACATTTGGACAAGTTAAACGCATTTACAATCAAGGCAATCATATATGACTATTCTTAGAGATGACGTTTTTTGTTCGTTATTTCTAGATTGTTGCCTGTTATATGGTTACTTGAGGTTTCGGCGAAACACCGTTTCGGTGAAAAGGCGACTCTGTTGCAGTTAAGAAGTGGTTTCGGTGAAGTGAAgtgttaacaaaaaaaattgtgttgCCCATAAGCAGATCAATTACTACATTAGTTGATTGCTCAAATTACCGCATGAGGAGCAATTAAACAGTAAACGTGAATATTTAATCGTGTgaataaaaaggaaaaacagtGGCTTGTGTAATATTTTATTGAGCTACCTTTTAACGATTGTTCAACATGTTGATATACACAAATCTACTTGCAAGtgattatacataaaaaatagtCATAATTACCTTATTTACTTATACAATACACCATTATATATGCAATGACATGACTACAAATGAAACACTTGGGATACAcactatttatatacatttacacaTACACATGTACTAAGGCAATCAATTGGCAAATGATATGGCACACACATTTCAAGATACATGAGAGCATAGCTTTTAACAATCTTCGTCTTGGATGGCATCAGTTGTTGTGTCAGGTCCAAGTCCTGCGATGTGGCTGCATGTTCTCAGTAGCTGTGAAGTGGTCATCTCGTCGTCTTTGTATTTGTTCTATGCTTCGAACAGTCTGCCTTGTATATTCACATTTTTTCTTTCTACGTATTCTTGTTAAAAGATTTCCAGACACCAAGCGGATTTGTAGATCCACAGAATGTGCTTAATCCGCGAAGGAGTGGCACAAGTACGTAGAAGCTTATGTCAGCTCTACCAGCCCTAGTATCCATGCGAAGATGCCACCCCTCTAAATCATTATTTGTTCTTATCACTTCGCGACACACTCCAATTCTCTGGTCTCCACACTG encodes:
- the LOC127855012 gene encoding interferon alpha-inducible protein 27-like protein 2B, whose product is MSDAEGEDVLEETKAEEADEPPTGGDEGEKAAGEKEGEEEQQEEQETEEEEAVTSVQMDEQPRWKKLLKRVALPVAVGAASVVAAPLVLSAAGFTAGGIAGGSIAAWMMSVSASASGGGVIAGGVVATLQSAGAAGIAASSLAGTGGVVASGTAAVQYIVVRTTQGNTKPGGDPGNDAGSDIGKSAGNNAGNDAGNVTGSDELEDEETGSDEVIEGNKTLLKHAKNNL